In the genome of Methanothermobacter sp., one region contains:
- a CDS encoding pseudomurein-binding repeat-containing protein, protein MKKFLLLAIMFFILMNGVHGADLSYTEISVASKLIENYGSSNGKIPNGIILNNKNISMNDYLYAAATTTINLNTNQKKTIKTNNYQPPTNPPTYSATGTLTKTAYLQTAQNIKKYMETNKRSPNYVSTSIGKVNYQSLIYAYSRIINFYNTNGRLPNSIKVIGLTNSVNTTNVTNSNTIVIGRTTYGAVVREGPYGNRNSPDKVVFIVGVHPLESQSHNAVIEAIRTLNRSLNKCYYIYRVNVTMDASDYEKGRLNGELLANQYVVPDVKKMLPKLVIDVHSNRGNYFVKKFLFVPYNSTEANRIANMIKDKASWLTIYAPPTSSSAASVTIPLMKAGIPSIIYETYACEPYIQTFQQATQIVSIIDSLVL, encoded by the coding sequence ATGAAAAAGTTTTTATTACTTGCAATCATGTTCTTCATTTTAATGAACGGTGTTCATGGCGCTGATCTTTCCTATACTGAGATTTCTGTAGCCTCTAAGTTAATTGAAAATTATGGTTCTTCTAATGGTAAAATACCGAACGGAATTATCCTAAATAATAAAAACATTTCCATGAATGATTACCTCTATGCAGCGGCGACTACAACAATAAACTTAAACACTAACCAGAAAAAGACAATAAAAACCAACAACTACCAACCACCAACAAACCCACCCACCTACAGCGCAACAGGAACACTCACAAAAACAGCATACCTACAAACAGCCCAAAACATCAAAAAATACATGGAAACCAACAAAAGATCACCAAATTATGTCAGCACAAGCATTGGTAAAGTGAACTACCAAAGCCTAATCTACGCCTACAGCAGGATAATAAACTTCTACAATACCAATGGAAGACTGCCAAATTCTATAAAAGTCATTGGACTCACAAATTCAGTAAATACCACAAATGTTACAAACAGTAATACTATAGTCATCGGCAGGACAACATATGGTGCAGTTGTGCGTGAAGGCCCTTATGGGAACCGCAATTCCCCTGATAAGGTGGTTTTTATAGTGGGTGTGCATCCTTTAGAGTCACAATCCCACAATGCGGTTATCGAGGCTATAAGGACCTTAAACAGATCTCTTAACAAATGTTACTACATTTATAGGGTGAATGTTACAATGGATGCGTCTGATTATGAGAAGGGTAGGCTCAATGGCGAATTATTAGCTAACCAATATGTAGTCCCTGATGTGAAAAAGATGTTACCAAAACTAGTAATTGATGTTCACTCAAATAGGGGCAATTATTTCGTGAAAAAGTTCTTATTTGTCCCCTATAATTCCACAGAAGCCAATAGAATAGCCAACATGATAAAAGATAAAGCAAGTTGGTTAACAATTTACGCTCCACCCACATCAAGCAGCGCTGCATCTGTTACCATACCTTTAATGAAGGCAGGCATACCATCGATAATATATGAAACATATGCCTGTGAACCATACATCCAAACATTCCAACAGGCCACGCAGATTGTTTCAATAATAGATAGCCTAGTCCTTTAA